From Cucumis melo cultivar AY chromosome 1, USDA_Cmelo_AY_1.0, whole genome shotgun sequence, a single genomic window includes:
- the LOC103501260 gene encoding uncharacterized protein LOC103501260, with protein sequence MSSSRDRDDPLSFAPTNPSSSSSPVSVSDPRDSFLSDPTTHIGSASSSFQNEGLLSDFSPNISDAEFGFSRPEFRQTPLVGTVDFYERHVFLCYKNPQVWPPRIEAAEFDRLPRLLSAAVMSRKADMKKETRLTICEGHDGTETSNGDVLIFPDMIRYRRLTHFDVDTFVEEVLVKNSEWQPGSPEALKGSYVFVCCHGSRDRRCGVCGPTLVSRFRDEIKFLGLQNVSVSPCSHIGGHKYAGNVIIYGSNANGEVTGHWYGYVAPEDVFLLLQQHIVKGKIVDELWRGQMGLSEEEQMLSLELRLRAISGTNGHKSKEELAQIETNDSNSDPYRSRAEVAACCQGDGDGYSSCCQNPKLSRTVIDSDTDNISPNVVTAKGNRKLTSRSNSSKSFSRKVCAMPTWLESWEREDTYAVAAVICAAVSVAFAYRCYKQL encoded by the exons ATGTCTAGCAGCAGAGACAGAGACGACCCTCTTTCTTTCGCCCCCACAaacccatcttcttcttcttcccctgTCTCCGTTTCTGACCCTCGTGATAGTTTTCTCTCTGACCCTACTACCCACATCGGAAGTGCCTCCAGTAGCTTCCAGAATGAGGGTCTTCTCTCCGATTTCAGTCCCAACATCAGCGATGCCGAGTTTGGATTCTCTCGTCCCGAGTTCCGCCAGACCCCACTTGTTGGGACTGTTGATTTCTATGAACGTCATGTGTTTCTTTGTTACAAAAATCCCCAGGTCTGGCCTCCTAGGATTGAGGCTGCTGAGTTCGATCGCCTCCCTAGGCTGCTATCTGCGGCTGTAATGTCGAGGAAGGCCGATATGAAGAAAGAA ACTCGCTTAACCATATGTGAGGGGCATGATGGAACGGAGACATCAAATGGGGATGTTTTAATCTTCCCGGACATGATAAGATATAG GAGGTTGACCCATTTTGATGTTGACACATTTGTTGAAGAAGTGCTTGTGAAGAACAGCGAGTGGCAGCCTGGATCTCCTGAAGCACTGAAGGGTTCATATGTTTTCGTATGTTGTCATGGGTCCCGAGATCGTCGGTGTGGCGTTTGTGGTCCTACCTTGGTCAGTCGGTTCCGCGATGAGATAAAATTTCTAGGTCTTCAAAATGTATCTGTTAGCCCATGCTCGCATATTGGAGGCCACAAATATGCAGGAAATGTGATTATATATGGATCAAATGCCAATGGAGAAGTCACTGGGCATTG GTATGGATATGTTGCCCCCGAAGATGTATTTTTATTGCTTCAGCAGCATATCGTGAAAGGGAAGATTGTAGATGAACTTTGGAG GGGCCAGATGGGTTTATCAGAGGAAGAACAGATGCTAAGCCTTGAACTGAGACTTCGTGCAATCAGTGGGACTAATGGCCACAAAAGCAAGGAAGAGCTGGCACAAATCGAGACCAACGATTCAAACTCTGATCCCTATAGATCTCGGGCTGAGGTTGCAGCCTGCTGTCAAGGAGATGGAGATGGTTATTCCTCTTGCTGTCAGAATCCAAAACTATCAAGAACAGTAATTGATTCAGATACAGACAACATTTCTCCAAATGTTGTTACTGCCAAGGGCAACAGAAAACTAACTTCACGAAGCAATAGCAGCAAATCATTTTCCCGTAAGGTTTGCGCAATGCCAACATGGCTCGAGAGCTGGGAGCGTGAAGACACATATGCCGTTGCTGCTGTTATCTGTGCTGCTGTTTCAGTTGCCTTCGCTTATCGGTGCTACAAGCAGCTGTAA